A part of Rhopalosiphum maidis isolate BTI-1 chromosome 3, ASM367621v3, whole genome shotgun sequence genomic DNA contains:
- the LOC113558683 gene encoding LOW QUALITY PROTEIN: talin-1-like (The sequence of the model RefSeq protein was modified relative to this genomic sequence to represent the inferred CDS: inserted 1 base in 1 codon) yields MLSLRIRFVDDGVTKTIQFDPSTSVYDACCQIGGKTSPDHLSEYTLFLADEDSKKGIYLEPVRNLEYYMLRNGDLLEYRKKVRPLKVSTLDGTLKTLMIDDTQPVSNLMAVVCAKLGITNHDEYSLVREFPEGDENNANAGNSIKRDHKMEHLRKKLKTDEETNWINPGTSLQEQGIDEKEGVLLKRKFFFSDGNIDTHDPIQLNLLYVETRDAILKGTHPVTENLAIQLAGLQTHIQFGNHDETKHKPPLLDLKEFLPQSYVKNKGIEKKILNEHKKYIDLPELKAKVLYTRTVRALPTYGVTFFLVKEEMKGKNKLVPRILGVTKDSVLRLDERSKEILQNWPLTSVRRWGASPHTFTLDFGDYSDRYYSVQTTEAEQILQLISGYIDIILKKKEAKDHFGIDANEHSTVMEDTVSPLKAIVIESNGQKVKTESVAKPAILRVPQEATSYTTGYISEEQYTSIEITCTEAISGVLEDLDTTMSESNNLELEINEQKFSDYRENILKTSKTLVENTKSLVAGVGVSKEQLDDSSKNAVTTVLKLVELVKSGAASLDDREVQIKLITAVKDVASSLGELIKGCFETPSMDELKDKAKVLVTNVTSLLKTVKSVDDERTKNTNVMESTVELIEKDLQKNHNVSNYETTTESLIQSAKCIDETTKNMLDIVYKGKPNDVRNAVQESRKSVSELLTACQGKNLNEKVLDAGRQVAEEFKTFLSTILENSKRPSTTTKRVLEEVSQRLSSKVHYLITIVEHIETIEYHLLDSATSIDTAVKKLDTIQPRPYEFKVDESCWKSDEVILEAVKSIAAATCALVKTASLAQHEIGVDEGVDGLVYAARMVATATHTLVECAREIIEGLSSEDKLISAANQVASCTTQLLVACKVKADPNSDATKRLLASGNVVKRATENVVRAARQAMKTDEIKNLILNEKMVGGMAQEIDARSDVLRIERELEEARKRLVVIRQXKNRGVDSY; encoded by the exons ATGCTTTCTTTACGTATTCGGTTTGTAGACGACGGGGTGACAAAGACGATACAATTCGACCCATCTACGTCTGTGTACGATGCGTGCTGTCAGATTGGCGGAAAAACATCACCTGACCATCTGTCGGAATACACATTGTTTTTGGCCGACGAAGATTCCAAAAAAGGCATATACCTTGAACCTGTACGTAATTTAGAGTATTATATGTTACGAAATGGCGACTTGCTTGAATATCGTAAGAAAGTGCGTCCACTTAAGGTTAGCACACTTGATGgaacattaaaaactttaatgatAGACGATACTCAGCCCGTCTCCAACCTTATGGCCGTGGTTTGTGCTAAACTAGGAATTACTAACCATGATGAGTACAGTTTGGTACGTGAATTTCCTGAAGGCGATGAAAATAATGCCAATGCAGGAAATTCAATTAAACGCGATCATAAGATGGAACATTTGCGCAAAAAGTTGAAGACAGACGAAGAAACTAATTGGATTAATCCAGGAACAAGTTTACAAGAACAGGGTATTGATGAAAAGGAAGGcgttttattaaaacgtaagttttttttttcagatggtAATATAGATACGCACGATCcgattcaattaaatttgctaTATGTTGAAACGAGGGATGCTATTTTAAAAGGTACTCATCCTGTTACTGAAAATCTTGCCATCCAGTTAGCTGGCTTACAAACACATATTCAATTTGGTAACCATGATGAAACTAAACATAAACCTCCATTATTGGATTTAAAAGAATTCTTGCCACAatcttatgtaaaaaataaaggtattgaaaaaaaaatacttaacgaacacaaaaaatatattgatttgccTGAGCTTAAAGCTAAAGTTTTGTACACTAGAACTGTTCGAGCACTTCCAACTTATGGCGTTACATTTTTCTTAGTTAAAGAGGAAAtgaaaggtaaaaataaacttgtgCCTAGAATTCTTGGAGTTACTAAAGATTCTGTGTTACGTTTGGATGAACGAAGTAaagaaatattacaaaattggcCTTTAACCAGTGTTCGGCGCTGGGGAGCTTCACCTCATACATTTACATTAGATTTTGGCGATTATTCTGATCGTTATTATTCTGTACAAACCACCGAGGCAGAGCAAATACTACAATTAATATCtggttatattgatataattttgaaaaaaaaagaagctaAGGATCATTTTGGGATTGATGCAAATGAACATTCTACAGTGATGGAAGATACGGTAAGCCCATTAAAAGCAATTGTGATAGAAAGTAATGGTCAAAAGGTAAAAACTGAATCAGTTGCTAAACCTGCTATTCTCAGAGTTCCACAAGAGGCTACATCTTATACAACTGGTTACATTTCTGAGGAACAATATACTTCTATTGAAATCACCTGCACTGAAGCCATATCAGGTGTTTTAGAAGATCTTGATACCACTATGTctgaaagtaataatttagaacTAGAAATTAATGAACAGAAATTTTCTGATTACAGAGAAAATATCCTAAAAACTTCCAAAACGTTGGTGGAAAATACTAAATCATTAGTAGCAGGTGTTGGAGTGTCCAAAGAACAATTGGACGATTCTTCTAAAAATGCAGTTACTACAGTATTGAAACTTGTAGAACTTGTGAAGTCTGGTGCAGCCTCACTAGACGACCGTGaagttcaaattaaattgattacagCTGTAAAAGATGTTGCTAGTTCACTTGGAGAACTAATTAAGGGTTGTTTTGAAACTCCATCTATGGATGAACTAAAAGATAAAGCAAAAGTGTTGGTAACTAATGTTACTTCTTTATTGAAAACTGTGAAGTCTGTTGATGATGAACgtacaaaaaatactaatgttATGGAATCAACAGTTGAATTGATTGAAAAAGATTTACAAAAGAATCATAATGTATCAAATTATGAGACAACAACAGAATCACTTATTCAGTCTGCAAAATGTATTGATGAAAccactaaaaatatgttggaTATTGTCTATAAAGGAAAACCAAATGATGTCAGAAATGCAGTACAAGAAAGTCGTAAATCAGTTAGTGAGTTATTAACCGCTTGTCAagggaaaaatttaaatgaaaaagtgTTGGATGCTGGACGTCAAGTTGCTGAAGAATTTAAGACTTTTTTGTctacaattttagaaaattccaAAAGACCTAGTACTACTACAAAACGGGTTTTAGAAGAAGTATCTCAACGCTTGTCTTCAaaggtacattatttaattacgatTGTGGAGCACATTGAAACTATAGAATATCATTTATTAGATTCAGCAACTTCAATTGATACAGCAGTAAAAAAACTTGACACAATTCAACCAAGGCCTTATGAATTCAAAGTTGATGAAAGTTGCTGGAAATCTGATGAAGTTATTTTAGAAGCGGTAAAATCAATTGCGGCTGCTACCTGTGCATTGGTCAAAACAGCTTCACTTGCACAACATGAAATCGGAGTTGATGAAGGGGTAGATGGATTAGTGTATGCTGCTAGAATGGTTGCCACAGCAACTCATACCTTAGTAGAATGTGCTCGTGAAATAATTGAAGGTTTATCAAGCGAAGACAAACTTATATCTGCTGCTAATCAAGTGGCTTCTTGCACAACACAACTTTTGGTAGCATGTAAAGTCAAAGCAGATCCAAATAGTGATGCTACAAAGCGCCTTTTAGCTTctg gtaatgTAGTGAAACGTGCAACTGAAAATGTAGTTCGTGCTGCTCGCCAAGCCATGAAAACGGATGAAATCAAGAATCTTatactaaatgaaaaaatggttGGTGGTATGGCCCAAGAAATAGATGCTAGATCTGATGTGTTAAGAATTGAAAGAGAGTTAGAAGAAGCGAGAAAAAGATTGGTGGTTATCAGAC GCAAAAATAGAGGCGTTGatagttattag
- the LOC113556234 gene encoding THAP domain-containing protein 2-like: protein MPYKCCADGCSSKDGVVGSTTKLFRFPIDELRRQKWVHSIQRDNFIPTKFSRLCSLHFNKSEFVEAPEKLILKNTAIPSNFDCSKKAIKCLSSNKFDHNYSSSVSSSSNIINIITTSPNLPIDSGVENAGCNYEVVDLTFIGPNSSQSPHTPTYTPTLKRKFKKKLFDTPKKANLKKRIKLLQQTVRRQNTKINSLEVFT, encoded by the exons ATGCCATATAAGTGCTGTGCTGATGGATGCAGTAGCAAGGACGGGGTTGTTGGTTcaactacaaaattatttag atttCCAATCGATGAGTTAAGGAGACAAAAATGGGTGCACTCTATCCAAAGAGATAACTTCATTCCAACAAAATTTTCACGCTTATGCAGTctccattttaataaaagtgaatttgTTGAAGCCCccgaaaaacttatattaaaaaatacagctATACCATCCAATTTCGATTGTTCCaaaaaagcaataaaatgtttaagcaGCAACAAATTTGATCACAATTATAGTTCTTcag TTTCTTcttcatcaaatataattaatataataactacttcTCCTAATTTACCTATTGATTCTGGTGTTGAAAATGCTGGGTGTAATTATGAAGTTGTCGATCTGACTTTTATTGGACCTA ATTCCAGCCAGTCACCTCATACCCCTACATATACACCAAcacttaaaagaaaatttaaaaaaaaattgtttgatacaCCAAAAAAAGCCAACCTCAAAAAGCGAATTAAACTTTTACAACAAACGGTTAGAAGGcagaacacaaaaataaattcacttgAGGTATTTACGTAA
- the LOC113556475 gene encoding thiamin pyrophosphokinase 1-like isoform X2, which produces MISDPPKTRDWWPDLEDLKLSNTAVVVLNTSIENPPKLVRHLWNNSWLRVTVDGGTNKWHSFVKQNSFDDLKFPDLITGDLDSANPAVVEQFVSMGSTIIPTPNQDETDFTKALKEVKKYSEKNCKSIDSIIVMVNMCHRVDHFLSNLNTLYKSKTKDHYFDEDIYLLGRNSLTWLLQAGTHRIHVPQLLRFHPENNYVGFFPMGSACNECTTTGLKWNLSGKLMEMGGLTSSSNTFNGEPIVTITNSSPLLWTMTMGYEESF; this is translated from the exons ATGATTTCTGATCCTCCTAAGACCCGAGACTGGTGGCCGGATCTGGAAGACTTAAAACTGTCGAACACAGCTGTAGTTGTACTGAACACAAGTATCGAAAATCCACCAAAGCTGGTGCGGCATCTGTGGAATAATT CTTGGCTCCGAGTGACTGTTGATGGCGGCACCAACAAATGGCACAGTTTCGTCAAACAAAATTCATTTGATGACTTAAAATTCCCTGACCTTATAACTGGAGATCTGGATTCGGCCAACCCTGCTGTCGTTGAGCAGTTTGTATCCATGGGCTCAACAATCATTCCCACACCTAACCAGGATGAAACAGACTTCACCAAAGCACTTAAAGAGGTTAAGAAATACTCAGAaa aaaattgtaaATCAATAGATTCTATTATCGTTATGGTAAACATGTGCCATAGGGTCGATCATttcttatcaaatttaaacactTTGTACAAGTCTAAGACTAAAGACCATTATTTCGATGAAGATATATATCTTCTGGGAAGAAATTCATTGACCTGGTTGCTCCAGGCCGGCACACATCGTATCCATGTTCCTCAGCTCCTCAGGTTTCATCCTGAGAACAATTATGTAGGCTTTTTTCCAATGGGTTCGGCATGCAACGAATGTACAACTACAGGACTCAAATGGAATTTAA GTGGAAAACTTATGGAAATGGGAGGACTTACTAGTAGTAGTAATACATTCAATGGAGAACCAATCGTCACAATCACCAATAGTTCTCCACTATTGTGGACAATGACTATGGGGTATGAAGAAAGTTTCTAA
- the LOC113556475 gene encoding thiamin pyrophosphokinase 1-like isoform X1, producing MKTPRAIAINWLSKFFYLRDPLAMISDPPKTRDWWPDLEDLKLSNTAVVVLNTSIENPPKLVRHLWNNSWLRVTVDGGTNKWHSFVKQNSFDDLKFPDLITGDLDSANPAVVEQFVSMGSTIIPTPNQDETDFTKALKEVKKYSEKNCKSIDSIIVMVNMCHRVDHFLSNLNTLYKSKTKDHYFDEDIYLLGRNSLTWLLQAGTHRIHVPQLLRFHPENNYVGFFPMGSACNECTTTGLKWNLSGKLMEMGGLTSSSNTFNGEPIVTITNSSPLLWTMTMGYEESF from the exons ATGAAAACCCCACGTGCCATTGCTATTAATTGGCTatcgaaatttttttatttacgag ATCCGTTAGCTATGATTTCTGATCCTCCTAAGACCCGAGACTGGTGGCCGGATCTGGAAGACTTAAAACTGTCGAACACAGCTGTAGTTGTACTGAACACAAGTATCGAAAATCCACCAAAGCTGGTGCGGCATCTGTGGAATAATT CTTGGCTCCGAGTGACTGTTGATGGCGGCACCAACAAATGGCACAGTTTCGTCAAACAAAATTCATTTGATGACTTAAAATTCCCTGACCTTATAACTGGAGATCTGGATTCGGCCAACCCTGCTGTCGTTGAGCAGTTTGTATCCATGGGCTCAACAATCATTCCCACACCTAACCAGGATGAAACAGACTTCACCAAAGCACTTAAAGAGGTTAAGAAATACTCAGAaa aaaattgtaaATCAATAGATTCTATTATCGTTATGGTAAACATGTGCCATAGGGTCGATCATttcttatcaaatttaaacactTTGTACAAGTCTAAGACTAAAGACCATTATTTCGATGAAGATATATATCTTCTGGGAAGAAATTCATTGACCTGGTTGCTCCAGGCCGGCACACATCGTATCCATGTTCCTCAGCTCCTCAGGTTTCATCCTGAGAACAATTATGTAGGCTTTTTTCCAATGGGTTCGGCATGCAACGAATGTACAACTACAGGACTCAAATGGAATTTAA GTGGAAAACTTATGGAAATGGGAGGACTTACTAGTAGTAGTAATACATTCAATGGAGAACCAATCGTCACAATCACCAATAGTTCTCCACTATTGTGGACAATGACTATGGGGTATGAAGAAAGTTTCTAA